The Desulfonatronum lacustre DSM 10312 region GTCGAGTACATCGCCGAACCCTATGTGCACATGGAGGTCCACGTTCCCAATGAGTATTTGGGCGCGGTGCTGGCCCTGTGCGAGGAGTGCCGGGGCAAGCAGAAGGATCTGCGCTTTCTGTCATCCACCAGGGTCATCGTGACCTACGAACTGCCCTTCGCGGAAATCGTCTACGACTTTTTCGACCGGCTCAAGTCCGTAACCCGCGGCTATGCCTCCCTGGACTACGAATTCATCGATTTCCGGCCCTCGGAACTGGTCAAGCTGGACATCCTGATCAACAACGAGGGCGTGGACGCCCTGTCCATCATCGTGCACAAGGAAAAGGCCTACGCCCAGGGCCGGGAGCTGGCGAGCCGCCTGCGCCAAGTCATCCCCCGTCAGTTGTTCGAGGTGGTCATCCAGGCCGCCATCGGGCAACGGGTCATCGCCAAGGAACGCATCGCGCCGATGCGCAAGAACGTCACGGCCAAGTGCTACGGCGGGGACATCACCCGCAAACGCAAGCTCCTGGAAAAACAAAAAGAAGGGAAGCGGCGTATGAAACGGATGGGCAACATCGACATTCCCCAGGAAGCCTTCCTGGCCGTGTTGCGCAAGGAATAGGACACTTAAGGAGTCTTCATGAACCCCCGCTGGCAAACCGCGCTCAAGGAATATTCCGAGGCCTTGATCATCGCCCTGATCCTGGCCCTGATCATTCGCACGTTCATCATCCAGGCATTCAAGATCCCCTCCGGCTCCATGCTGGAGACCCTGCAGATCGGAGACCGTCTGTTCGTGACCAAATTCGCCTACGACATCAAGCCCCCCTTCACGGACTGGAGCATCCTCTCGACCCAGGACCCCGCGCACGGCGACGTGATCGTCTTTCGCTATCCGGAGGACCCGTCCAAGGACTTCATCAAGCGCGTGGCCGCGATTCCCGGTGATGAAGTGGAAGTGCGGGACCAGGCCCTGTACATCAACGGCGAGGCGGTGGACGAGCCCTATCTGACCCTGCACCCCGGCCCGACCCGGGTCCATTTCGGGCCGCGAACCGTACCCGAGGATCACTACTTCGTCCTGGGCGACAACCGTTTCAATTCCCACGACTCCCGATTCTGGGGGTTTGTGCCCAGGTCGCAGATCCGAGGCAAGGCGTGGCGGATATACTGGTCCGCCAGTCCGCGCTGGTTTTTGAGCGACGTACGCTGGGACCGGCTCGGCCAGCGCATTGAGTAGAGCCGTTTCGCGCATGTCCAAATCCCTGGCGACCACCCTGGGGGAATACGTCAAGGCTATTCTCCTGGCCGTGATCCTGGCCCTGCTGATCCGGTCCTTCGTGGTCCAGGCCTTCAAAATACCCTCCGGCTCCATGCTGGACACCCTGCTGGTCGGCGACCATCTCCTGGTCACCAAGTTCGCCTACGACGTGAAGATTCCGCTGACCGGGGCCGTCATCGAGCTGGATGAACCGCAGCGCGGGGATATCGTGGTGTTTTTGTTCGGTCAGGACGTGCCAGTCTTTACCGAGGAACCGGCCCGGTGGCTGCAATGTTCCCTGCCCGTGGCCGACGAGGCCTGCCCTCAGGACTTCATCAAGCGCGTCGTCGGCCTGCCCGGAGACATCGTGGAAATCCGCCGGAAACGGGTTCTGGTCAACGGGCGAGAGCTGGACGAACCCTATGTCCGGTTCCGGGACGCCACGCACCGTGAGGTCCAGCCTCGTGATCGCCTCGGCCCGCTTAAGGTTCCCGAGGGCAAATATTTCGTGCTGGGCGACAACCGTGATGAATCGCTGGATTCCCGCTTCTGGGGGTTCGTGGATCGGGAACGGATCAAGGGCAAGGCCTGGCGGATCTACTGGTCCTGGGAGGCGGGGGAGGGCCCTCGCTGGGAGCGGATGGGCCGCATTTTACGATAAGCCGACGACCTATACGGGAGGAGCATGCTGGCCAAGATCGCCACCTCCGCGCTGATGGGCATCGAGGCCTTTCACGTGGAACTGGAAGTGGATTTCGCCCGCCAGGGCATGCCTTCGTTTACCATGGTCGGTCTGGCCGAGGGCGCGGTGCGCGAAAGCAAGGAGCGGGTTTTCGCGGCATTGAAGAACACCGGCTTCAAGCTGCCCCCGGCCCGAATCACCGTGAACCTGGCCCCGGCGGACATGCGCAAGGAAGGCAGCGCCTACGATCTGCCTCTGGCCGTGGGCCTGCTCACCGGGGTGGAGGTGCTGCGTCAGGAACAGGTCCAAGACTTTTTCCTGGCCGGAGAATTGTCCCTCAACGGCGAACTCAAGCCCGTGTCCGGCATCCTCCCGCTGGCCTTGAAGGCCCGAACTCAGGGAGCGCGAGGGCTGATCGTCCCCGCGGACAACGCCCAGGAAGCGGCGGTGGTCAAGGAATTGTCCGTGTACGGAGCGGAGAGCCTGGCCCAGGCCGTGCGTTTCCTGCTGGGCGAGGAAGTCATCCCCAAGGCGGTCTGCGATCTGGACGAACTTTGGAAAAATCGCACCAAATCAATCCTGGACTTCAGCGAGGTCAAGGGCCAGGAGCATGCCAAGCGGGCCATTGAAATCGCCGCAGCGGGAAATCACAACCTCCTCTTTCTCGGCCCACCGGGCAGCGGCAAGACCATGCTGGCCAAGCGGCTGCCTTCGATATTGCCGGCCCTGGAGTTCGAGGAAGCCCTGGAAGTGACCAAGGTCTACAGCGTGGCCGGGATGCTTTCCAAGGACCAGCCGCTGGTGGTGATCCGGCCGTTTCGCTCCCCGCACCACACCATTTCCGACGCCGGGTTGATCGGAGGAGGACACTACCCCAGGCCGGGAGAAGTCTCCCTGGCCCATCGCGGCGTGCTTTTTCTGGATGAACTGCCGGAGTTCAAGAAGCATGTCCTGGAAGTGCTGCGTCAACCCCTGGAAGACGGCGTGGTGACCATTTCCCGAGCCGCCATGTCCCTGACCTATCCCGCGGACCTGATGCTCGTGGCGGCCATGAATCCCTGCCCCTGCGGCTACCTCACCGACGAACAGCACCAGTGCACCTGCTCGCCGCAGCAGATCCAGCGCTACCGCTCCCGCCTTTCCGGGCCGCTTCTGGACCGGATCGACCTGCACGTGGAAGTCCCGGCAGTGCCGTATAAGGAACTCCGCAGACAACGTGGCTCCCGCGATTCCGCGACCATGCTCGAAAGCATCGAACAGGCCAGGGCCTTGCAATACCAACGCTTTCGCAACTCTCCCCTGCTGACCAACAGCGATCTGGACGGGAAGTGGTTGAATGCATTCTGCCCACTGGGCGATGCGGAACATGAATTTCTGGGGGCCGCGGTCCAGCGATTGAGCCTCAGCGCCCGGGCCTACACCCGTGTGCTGCGCATCGCCCGGACCATCGCGGACCTGGAAGGGAGGGAGACGCTGTCCGCGGACCACCTGGCCGAGGCTATCAATTATCGGACCTTGGATCGACAGGCCCAGACGTGGACCTGATCCGAATATGATCTGACCAAAAAGTAACTATTCAGCATAGAGTAATGCCGTTGTCGGAGTCGGGATCGGTATCGGGATCGGGATCGAAAACGCTGGGAAGCGTTCAAAATTTTTCCTGTTCCGATTCCGATAGCGACCCCGACTCCGATTGCCGGAGCAAGGGCGGATACAAAATGTGCTGAGTAGATACACCAAAAAGGGCTTTGCCCGTGCCAAATGCCTGGGCCAGATGCCTGAGCCAGATACCTGGGCCAGATCCTGTGCTTGGCCTGGGCTTTGCGATTTTACAAACTCCAAGCCCGACTCGATCAAGATACCGACCAGACTCCTCCCATGACTTCTCCCCTGAGCATCACCGACCCGGACACCATTCAAGGCTTACTGCAAGACGCCCTGGATTTGCGCGCCAAGTTCATCATATCCCTGACTCGCGAACAAGGCAGCCGGTTCGACGTCTCCGGAATGCTCCGGGAGATCAGGGACAGGAATCTGACCGTCGAGGTTTCCGGGCTGAGCGCCAATCCCAAGTCCTGGGTGGGGCAGGTGGTGACGTGTTATTTCAAGGTCCGGGACAACTCTCGAAAGGCGGACATTTTTTACAACTTTCCCAGTCCGGTCCTGGATGCCGCCGCCTCGCGATTCGACTTCAACCTGATCCTGAAACGCCCCGTCGGCCTGGACATCGGCCAGCGTCGGTCCAGCATCCGTCTTGATCCGGCCTCAGGCGACATTTTGAATTTTTCGCTTTGGGAAGATGGGAAAATGGTCTTCCGGTGCCCCGAGGCCGGTCGGGCCAAACTGCGTCCGCCCATGGTTGGGGGACAGCACTTCGAGCAGGGTCTCGTGACCATTCAGGACGTTTCGGCGGGCGGTATCCGGATGCGGTTGGCCGCGAAGTTGCTCAAGGACATTTCCGCCGAAACCCTTTCGAAGGGGGAGATTCCCGCCGCGGAGGGCAAGCCCGTGGGCCCCGCCGCGTGGACGAAGGGAGCGAGACTGGTCGTCTGGATTGTCTTGAGCGAACAGGCCGATAACGGCCATCAGGTCTTCTGGTTGAAAGGGCGGATCAGCTACAGGCGGGAGGACTATCTGAACAAGGACGTGGAGTTCGGGCTGGAAATCACCCATCACGGAAAAAATGACCAAAGCGGTAAGACCGCTTGGACCCCCGTGCGGGAGAACGACGTTCTGGAGCTGGGAACCTGGGTCTACCAGCGCTATCTGGAGCGGTTTCGTCGAGGGATCGCCTAGTGAATCCGGGTCGGTCCTTCAGCCTCGCAAAAAAGAGAGCCGCTCAAGTATTCTTGCGCGGCTCTCTTGCTATACGGAAGTATCGTCCCTGTCCGGGGCTCAAATGAGATGCCAAGATGGATCGAAAGCGGGAAAGGCGTCAGATCCGCAGGCCGGTGTTGCGGATGACCTCCAGGAGCAGGCCCTTGTCGATGGGTTTGACCAGATACGAGCTGGCACCGCCTTTGTAATAGGCGTCCACGACGTTTTTCGGATCACCCAGGGCCGTGAGCATGATCACTCGTGTTTCATCCTTGGGGCTGACGCCTTGGGAGCGTTCGTACTCCCTGATTTCCATCAGGGCTTGCTGGCCGTCCTTGACGGGCATCATGATGTCCATCAAGACCAAGTCGTAGGGCTGCCCTTCCTCGTGGGCCATCTTGAAGGCCTGGACCGCCTCTTCGCCATTCACCGCCAGATCGCACTGCGCGTAGGGCTTGATGATCCGTTGAAGCATCAATCTGCTGGTAAAGTCGTCCTCCACGATCAGAAAGCGCATACCCACCTCGTTGGTTTCCGGGCTCGGTAGCCGAGCACGTTAATGGAACAGAGCCCTACCCCAAGTCTTGCCCTGTCGCAAGCTGGAAGGCATTTTTCCGCGCCCGAAGTCCGTGACCAAATTTCAGGCTCTTGACACTTCCCGTGTCAGAATTCCTACCTTCGCGCAGGGTGAAAAGTCACGACAGCTCTTTACTTCCCCTTTTTCTGCTTTTCCTTCTTGGCATCTTTCTGCTTCTTGTCCTTGGCCTTTTCCTTCTTGCCTTTCGTGTCGCCCATGAGATGACTCCTTTTTGGTTCAGTCAGGTTGTGGGAGTGGTGTACTCAGCCGTTACTGCCCGATCTCATTCAACTCATCCCGAAATTTGCTTTGTCTGCCTGCACCGTGATCGTGTCGGTGACCTGGATGCCGAAGACCTTGCCGGACTAGGACCATTCTGGATATGGAGGGGGTTAACCTCATAAATTCTGACCGGTTCCGTATCACTCATCGTAAAGGCGCGCAAGCAGGTTCGCCAATTACGAAAGGGCAGATTTGGGCTCACGCGCTCTCGGAGCGGTATCGATAGTGATCGCGGTTTGGATTTTTAATGAGAACAGATTTACAACAAAAAAGGCCTCTAGAAATTCTAGAGGCCTTGATTGTCTTGGCTCCCCGGGACGGACTTGAACCGCCAACCTAGTGGTTAACAGCCACCCGCTCTGCCGATTGAGCTACCAGGGAATGCGTTGAAGGAAACGTGTCTATATAAGACTCACCCTCTCGTCAAGTGGTGGAAGCGGAGAAAGGGTTTCTTTCATCTTTGATGTATTCGGTCAAAACGACAAGAACAGTCGCTGCGAGGTGAAACAAAGGGGAGGCCTGGGCCTCGATCATCCGCTTGCGCAGTTCGCCGACCCAGGGCGAGAGCACGTGGCGGGCGAATTCGGAGGGTGGTTCGCCGGGCGAGTTGCCAGATGGTGAAGCAGTCGGAGACAAAACCGGCGATGGTTGTTGTTCCGGAAAAAGGGACATCAGGTAGACCAACTCAATGGCAATGTGGTCCGGGGGCATGCCCAGCGTCATGTCGACCTTCAGGCCTGCCCGATCCAGCCGGGACTGCATGGCCACGGCTGGATCGCCCATCATCAGGCCTTCGCCTGTATAACACGATTGGCACAAAGGAACGCTCGTCCCGCCGCGGTGGTTCACGAACAGCCGGACGTATTCCGCCTCCAGGTTTTCCGGTGTCATGGCCGAGGCATTCTCGTCTGCAAGGAGGTGGACCTGTTCGGCCAGATCGAGCAGGTCGACGTCAACCAGTCCCCGTGATTGCAGGAAAAGAAGAATCCCGGCCAACTTGGGCAGGCAGTCGGTCCGGACCTGGGACCAGCGCCCTCCGTCGGCTCCCCGGAAGACCCAGGCCACGGCCTCCAGCCCCCACAGCAGAATGTGGCGGGCATCATCGCTCATCATGGACGTTCTCCCGTAGGGTTCCTGGGTTCAACGGTTCACGGTTCAACGGTTAAAAGATGTACGGTACGGTGGTCTCGTCGCTGAAACGTGAACCAACCCCAAACCTAAATCTTCCGATCCGGCAGAATCAGGTTCAAGATAATGCCCGCGATGGCAGCCAGGCCAATGCCCTTGAGCACGAACTCGCCGGTCTGGAAGGCCATGCCGCCCATGCCGAAGACCACGATCACGGAGATGATGATCAGGTTGCGGGGCTCCATAAGGTCTTCCTTGGCCCGGACCAGGGTATTCAGTCCGACCACCATGATTGCGCCGAAAAGAAGAACCAGGATGCCGCCCATGACCGGAACCGGGATGGTCTGCAGCAATGCGCCGAGCTTGCCCACGAAGGCCAGGACGATGGCCGCGATGGCCGCCCAGGTCATGATTGCCGGGTTGAAGGCCTTGGTCAGGGCCACGCCGCCGGTGACCTCGGAATAGGTGGTGTTGGGCGGACCGCCCAGGCAGGCGGCTACCGTGGTGGCCAGACCGTCGCCGAACATGGTCCGGTGAATGCCCGGATCCTTGACGTAGTTTTTACCGGTCAGGCTGCTCACGGCCAGGATGTCCCCGAAGTGCTCGATGGCCGGGGCAATGGCGATGGGGACGATGAACAGGATGGCCTGCCAGTTCCATTCCGGAAGGACGAAGTTGGGCAGGGCCAGCCAGGGGGCCTCCCGGACCGGCGTGAAATCGACCAAGCCGTACAGCAGACAGAGCACGTATCCCACCAGGATGCCGAACATGATCGGCACCAGGCGGAAGACGCCCTTGCCCAGCAGAGTGACCAGGATGGTGGTGGTCAGGGAGGCCAGAGCGATGAACAATGCCAGGCCTTCGCTGATCAGTTGGATGGACCCGTCCCCGGTCTTGCCCAGAGCCATGTTCACGGCCACTGGAGCCAGAATCAGCCCGATGACCATGATCACCGGAGCATAGACGATGGGCGGCAGGAAGCGCATCAGGATGCCCGGCCCCTGCCACTTGATGAACAGGCCCAGGAGCACGTAGACGAGACCGGCCGCGGCCAGGCCGGACATGGTGGCCGGAATGCCCCAGGTCTGGACGCCGAACATGATGGCCGGAATGAAGGCGAAGGAGGAAGCCAGAAACACCGGGACCTTGCCCTTGGTGATGATCTGAAACAGCAGTGTCCCGACGCCGGCGGTGAACAGGGCCACGTTGGGATCCAGGCCGGTGAGCAGCGGGACCAGAACCAGGGCGCCGAAGGCGATGAACAGCATTTGCAGGCCAAGCAGGCTGTCTTTGAGCCGAAAATTGTATTCCGGCGTGGAAATCGTCGAAGTTGTTTTTTCCGTCATGATGGCTCCCTCGATATTATTTAGTACCGAATATCTTGTCCCCGGCATCTCCCAGCCCGGGCAGAATGTAGCCTCGGTCGTCAAGGCGTTCGTCCACTGCCGCCAAGTAGATTTCCACGTCCGGATGGGCCGCTTCCACCCGGCGCAGGCCTTCGGGCGCGGCCACCAGGAAGACGCCCTTAATCCGGCGACAACCGGCTTCCTTGAGCAGGTCGATGGTGGCCAGCAGGGTCCCGCCGGTGGCCAGCATCGGGTCCAGGATCAGGGCCATCCGTTGGTCGATGTTTCCGGCGGTTTTGACGTAGTAGCGGACCGGTTCCAGGGTTTCCTCGTTGCGGTAAATGCCGATCACGCTGACCTTGGCCCCGGGGATCATGTCCAGCACGCCGTCCAGCATGCCCAGACCGGCCCGGAGTATGGGCACCACGGTGATCTTTTTGCCCTTGATCCGCTGCACTTGAACGGGCCCGCACCATCCCTTGACGGTCCTGGTCTCGGTGACGAGATCCTTGGTCGCCTCGTAGGTCAACAGTCTGGCCAGTTCCGAGGCCAGTTCCCGAAAGTTCTTGGTGCTGACGTCATGCTGGCGCATGACCCCGAGCTTGTGCTGCACGAGCGGATGATGAACCACATGGACGGACACTGACACCTCCTGGGCGTTAATGGGGCTTAACAGTCCGTTGAAAAACTCCCAATTGCCGCGTCGCTGCAAAAAGTTCAAACTCTCGCGTATTACTAACTACGCTTCAACCTTAAACTTTTCTCGCTCCTTGCACTTGGGGTTTTTGAACGGACTGCCGACAAGAACTGGATGGACGCGAAAATCTCCGATTCCTAAACCGTATTGAAAACCCCGGTCAAGCTGAACATCGCGGCGCGTTCGGCCCGCGTCGTCGATTTCTTGACGAATCGGCGGACTTGGCATACGCAATCACGTTGTCGTTTCGGCTGATCGCGGACCAAATAATCGCGAACTCGCGACGACTCGTCGCACTCCGTGGATGGCCTCATTCCGGCGCAGGATTTCCGCCTTCATGAACAGAGCTTCTCTTGTCATGCCGTCTACGTCATCAGTCACCTCGCCCGCTTTTCCCGAATCACCCCATCATGGTCGGCGGCCATGAACAACTGAGGAACGATTTTGACTACCGAGCAGAACCAAAACTTGAGCCAGCTCCAAAAACAGCGACTGGAGAAATTCACCCAGCTTCAGGCGTCCGGAGTGGCCCTGTATCCCAACGATTTTCGAAAGAACACCGAACTGGCGCGGATCAAGGCCGCGTACCAAGACCATGACGAGACGGCCTTGGAGGCCTTGGAAGAGACGTTCGCCGTGGCCGGACGGGTCATGAGCCAGCGCTCCTTCGGCAAGGCCGCTTTTTTGCACCTTCAGGACGCCACGGAACAGATGCAGGTTTTTGTCCAGCGTGATACAGTGGGCACGGAAAAGTACGCGCTGTTCAAGAAATTCGACATCGGTGACATTGTCGGCGTGAAGGGCGGTTTGTTCCGGACCAAGACCGGCGAACTGACTATCAAGGCCGAAAGCGTGGACCTGGTCAGCAAGGCTCTGCGTCCTTTGCCCGAAAAGTATCATGGCTTGAAGGACGTGGAAGTCCGCTATCGTCAACGCTACGTGGACCTGATGGTCAACCCCCGGACCCGGGAGATTTTTCAACGCCGGACCCAGATCGTGCGCTTTCTGCGTTCCTACCTGGACAACGAGGGCTTCATGGAAGTCGAGACGCCGATGATGCAGCCCATCCCCGGCGGCGCCACGGCCCGACCCTTCACGACCCATCATAAGGCCCTGGACATGAAGCTCTATCTGCGCATCGCTCCGGAGCTGTACCTGAAGCGGCTGCTGGTGGGCGGATTCGAACGGGTCTACGAGATCAACCGGAATTTCCGCAACGAGGGCATTTCCACCCAGCACAACCCGGAATTCACCATGCTGGAGTTCTACCAGGCCTATGCCGACTACCGGGATTTGATGGACCTGACCGAACGGATGTTCGCGGATTTGGCCCGTACCGTCACGGGAAACGAGGTGGTTCCGTATCAGGGCGAGATGATCAACCTGGGCGGCTCCTGGCAGCGGCTGACCTTTTTCGACTCCCTGGAGACCTTGGGCGGGCTGCGGCCGGAGCAGTACATGGAGTACGACCAGGCCAGAAGCCTGGTGCTCAAGCTGGGGGAAAAGGCCCATGTGAATGAAAAGCTGGGCAAACTCCAGGCCAAGCTGTTCGATCTGCTGGTGGAACCCAAGCTGATCCAGCCCCATTTCATCTATCACTATCCCACGGATATTTCTCCTCTCTCCCGGCGCAACGAGGACGATCCCCAGGTCACGGACCGGTTCGAGTTGTTCATCGCCGGCAGGGAAATGGCCAATGCCTTTTCCGAATTGAACGACCCCATGGACCAGCGCGGCCGCTTCGAGGAGCAGGTCAAGGAGAAGGAGGCCGGAGACGAGGAAGCCCACTTCATGGACGACGACTATGTCCGCGCCCTGGAGTACGGCATGCCTCCGGCCGCGGGCGAGGGCGTGGGCATCGACCGATTGGTGATGCTGCTCACGGACAGCCCCTCGATCCGCGAAGTCATCCTGTTTCCGTTGCTGCGTCCGGAGGTCGGCCCAAACCCATGAGATTCGAGCGCTTCATCGCCCTGCGCTATCTCCTGACCCGAGGCAATCACGCCTTCATCTCCGTTATTTCCTGGGTTTCCGTGCTTGGCGTGGCCCTGGGGGTGGCGGCTTTGATCGTGGTTCTGGGGGTGATGAACGGTTTCAGCAACGAGCTGCGCGACAAAATTCTCGGGGTGAACGCCCATATCGTGGTCACCAGCCTGGAAGGCGTGATCCGGGATTATGACCATCTGACCGAGCGCGCCGGGTCCGTGCCCGGGGTGGTCGGGGCGATGCCTTTCGTCTTTTCGGAAGTGATGCTGAGCACGGGTATGGGCGTCAAGGGCGTGGTCCTGCGCGGGATCGACCCCGCTGCCGCTCGCGGCGTGATCACCCTGTCCCGTGACTTAATCATGGGCGATGTCCAGGATTTGGTGGATGATCCCGCTGGACGGGGAATTTTCGTGGGGTCAGAATTGGCCGGGAGGCTCGGGTTGCGGGTAGGTTCCGAGGTGAACCTGCTTTCGCCCGCGGGGCAGCGTTCCGCGGCCGGTTTTGCCCCCAGCGTGGAAACCTTCGTGGTCCGGGGAGTGTTTCGCACCGGGATGTTCGAGTACGACTCATCCCTGGCTTACGTGACCATTCCAGCGGCCCAGTCCGTGCTGGGGTTTCGCGGCGATCTGGTCACCGGCCTGGAAGTCCGGTTGCGCGACGTGGACGCCGCGCCGCGTGTCGCCCAGCAACTGGAAATATCTTTGGGTGGCTTTCCCTTGCAAGTCCGGACGTGGATGCAGATGAACCAAAACCTCTTTGCCGCGCTCAAGTTGGAAAAAGCGGCCATGTTCGTGATTTTGGTGATGATCGTCCTGGTCGGCTCCTTCAGTATCATCACCACGTTGGTGATGCTGGTCATGGAGAAGACCAGGGATATCGCCATCATGGCCTCCATGGGCGCGGGGCCGAAACGGATCGCCCGGATTTTCATCCTCCTGGGCACGATCATCGGAGCCGTGGGCACAAGCCTGGGCTTCGCCATCGGTTTGCTGCTCTGCTATCTGCTCCAGCGCTATCAGTTCATTCAGCTGCCCATGGACGTCTATTATCTGGACCACCTGCCGGTGCAGCTCCAATGGACGGACATGACCATCATCGCCGTGGCGGCCATGGGGATGTGTTTTCTGGCCACGCTCTACCCGGCCCGCCAGGCGTCCCGGTTGCAACCCGCCGAGGCTCTGCGGTATG contains the following coding sequences:
- the lepB gene encoding signal peptidase I — protein: MNPRWQTALKEYSEALIIALILALIIRTFIIQAFKIPSGSMLETLQIGDRLFVTKFAYDIKPPFTDWSILSTQDPAHGDVIVFRYPEDPSKDFIKRVAAIPGDEVEVRDQALYINGEAVDEPYLTLHPGPTRVHFGPRTVPEDHYFVLGDNRFNSHDSRFWGFVPRSQIRGKAWRIYWSASPRWFLSDVRWDRLGQRIE
- the lepB gene encoding signal peptidase I encodes the protein MSKSLATTLGEYVKAILLAVILALLIRSFVVQAFKIPSGSMLDTLLVGDHLLVTKFAYDVKIPLTGAVIELDEPQRGDIVVFLFGQDVPVFTEEPARWLQCSLPVADEACPQDFIKRVVGLPGDIVEIRRKRVLVNGRELDEPYVRFRDATHREVQPRDRLGPLKVPEGKYFVLGDNRDESLDSRFWGFVDRERIKGKAWRIYWSWEAGEGPRWERMGRILR
- a CDS encoding YifB family Mg chelatase-like AAA ATPase, which codes for MLAKIATSALMGIEAFHVELEVDFARQGMPSFTMVGLAEGAVRESKERVFAALKNTGFKLPPARITVNLAPADMRKEGSAYDLPLAVGLLTGVEVLRQEQVQDFFLAGELSLNGELKPVSGILPLALKARTQGARGLIVPADNAQEAAVVKELSVYGAESLAQAVRFLLGEEVIPKAVCDLDELWKNRTKSILDFSEVKGQEHAKRAIEIAAAGNHNLLFLGPPGSGKTMLAKRLPSILPALEFEEALEVTKVYSVAGMLSKDQPLVVIRPFRSPHHTISDAGLIGGGHYPRPGEVSLAHRGVLFLDELPEFKKHVLEVLRQPLEDGVVTISRAAMSLTYPADLMLVAAMNPCPCGYLTDEQHQCTCSPQQIQRYRSRLSGPLLDRIDLHVEVPAVPYKELRRQRGSRDSATMLESIEQARALQYQRFRNSPLLTNSDLDGKWLNAFCPLGDAEHEFLGAAVQRLSLSARAYTRVLRIARTIADLEGRETLSADHLAEAINYRTLDRQAQTWT
- a CDS encoding response regulator; amino-acid sequence: MRFLIVEDDFTSRLMLQRIIKPYAQCDLAVNGEEAVQAFKMAHEEGQPYDLVLMDIMMPVKDGQQALMEIREYERSQGVSPKDETRVIMLTALGDPKNVVDAYYKGGASSYLVKPIDKGLLLEVIRNTGLRI
- a CDS encoding TorD/DmsD family molecular chaperone codes for the protein MMSDDARHILLWGLEAVAWVFRGADGGRWSQVRTDCLPKLAGILLFLQSRGLVDVDLLDLAEQVHLLADENASAMTPENLEAEYVRLFVNHRGGTSVPLCQSCYTGEGLMMGDPAVAMQSRLDRAGLKVDMTLGMPPDHIAIELVYLMSLFPEQQPSPVLSPTASPSGNSPGEPPSEFARHVLSPWVGELRKRMIEAQASPLFHLAATVLVVLTEYIKDERNPFSASTT
- a CDS encoding uracil-xanthine permease family protein; translation: MTEKTTSTISTPEYNFRLKDSLLGLQMLFIAFGALVLVPLLTGLDPNVALFTAGVGTLLFQIITKGKVPVFLASSFAFIPAIMFGVQTWGIPATMSGLAAAGLVYVLLGLFIKWQGPGILMRFLPPIVYAPVIMVIGLILAPVAVNMALGKTGDGSIQLISEGLALFIALASLTTTILVTLLGKGVFRLVPIMFGILVGYVLCLLYGLVDFTPVREAPWLALPNFVLPEWNWQAILFIVPIAIAPAIEHFGDILAVSSLTGKNYVKDPGIHRTMFGDGLATTVAACLGGPPNTTYSEVTGGVALTKAFNPAIMTWAAIAAIVLAFVGKLGALLQTIPVPVMGGILVLLFGAIMVVGLNTLVRAKEDLMEPRNLIIISVIVVFGMGGMAFQTGEFVLKGIGLAAIAGIILNLILPDRKI
- the upp gene encoding uracil phosphoribosyltransferase gives rise to the protein MSVHVVHHPLVQHKLGVMRQHDVSTKNFRELASELARLLTYEATKDLVTETRTVKGWCGPVQVQRIKGKKITVVPILRAGLGMLDGVLDMIPGAKVSVIGIYRNEETLEPVRYYVKTAGNIDQRMALILDPMLATGGTLLATIDLLKEAGCRRIKGVFLVAAPEGLRRVEAAHPDVEIYLAAVDERLDDRGYILPGLGDAGDKIFGTK
- the lysS gene encoding lysine--tRNA ligase, with the translated sequence MLTTEQNQNLSQLQKQRLEKFTQLQASGVALYPNDFRKNTELARIKAAYQDHDETALEALEETFAVAGRVMSQRSFGKAAFLHLQDATEQMQVFVQRDTVGTEKYALFKKFDIGDIVGVKGGLFRTKTGELTIKAESVDLVSKALRPLPEKYHGLKDVEVRYRQRYVDLMVNPRTREIFQRRTQIVRFLRSYLDNEGFMEVETPMMQPIPGGATARPFTTHHKALDMKLYLRIAPELYLKRLLVGGFERVYEINRNFRNEGISTQHNPEFTMLEFYQAYADYRDLMDLTERMFADLARTVTGNEVVPYQGEMINLGGSWQRLTFFDSLETLGGLRPEQYMEYDQARSLVLKLGEKAHVNEKLGKLQAKLFDLLVEPKLIQPHFIYHYPTDISPLSRRNEDDPQVTDRFELFIAGREMANAFSELNDPMDQRGRFEEQVKEKEAGDEEAHFMDDDYVRALEYGMPPAAGEGVGIDRLVMLLTDSPSIREVILFPLLRPEVGPNP
- a CDS encoding lipoprotein-releasing ABC transporter permease subunit codes for the protein MRFERFIALRYLLTRGNHAFISVISWVSVLGVALGVAALIVVLGVMNGFSNELRDKILGVNAHIVVTSLEGVIRDYDHLTERAGSVPGVVGAMPFVFSEVMLSTGMGVKGVVLRGIDPAAARGVITLSRDLIMGDVQDLVDDPAGRGIFVGSELAGRLGLRVGSEVNLLSPAGQRSAAGFAPSVETFVVRGVFRTGMFEYDSSLAYVTIPAAQSVLGFRGDLVTGLEVRLRDVDAAPRVAQQLEISLGGFPLQVRTWMQMNQNLFAALKLEKAAMFVILVMIVLVGSFSIITTLVMLVMEKTRDIAIMASMGAGPKRIARIFILLGTIIGAVGTSLGFAIGLLLCYLLQRYQFIQLPMDVYYLDHLPVQLQWTDMTIIAVAAMGMCFLATLYPARQASRLQPAEALRYE